From Coturnix japonica isolate 7356 chromosome 1, Coturnix japonica 2.1, whole genome shotgun sequence, the proteins below share one genomic window:
- the MRPS31 gene encoding 28S ribosomal protein S31, mitochondrial isoform X1 encodes MWGGYRRYGRILLLAGAARHCGRPHSKTQGLFSTSSVLSTTKDESTASTDSATKATSKEGAEETPKQKLLKIIGNMKVELTTKRKFQQLKEQEIKKQAANKQEGPDSESSTEDNVQRSRPLNPELVQAASAVAASFPHSKEQAESELLAQLRRHEETTDKQRRGGTINIRNVISEMAVKRESPAQRGASISRRISLEVDEDGQRIKPGRPSSRSLDSTRSLKAGKRLNIFTKASPEMENALKTVSSPTIWDLEFAKEIAAVTEQPPRNGFEEMIQWTKEGILWEFPIDNEAGMEDDAEFHEHIFLEKHLQDFPKQGPIRHFMELVICGLSKNPYLSVKQKIEHIDWFRNYFEEKKEYLQEV; translated from the exons ATGTGGGGCGGCTACAGACGCTATGGCCGCATCCTCCTCCTTGCCGGGGCGGCTCGGCACTGCGGGCGGCCTCACAG CAAAACGCAGGGACTCTTCAGCACTAGCAGTGTGCTCTCTACTACTAAAGATGAATCTACCGCTTCTACAGACAGCGCCACCAAAGCGACATCGAAGGAGGGTGCGGAAGAAACACCAAAACAGAAATTGCTAAAAATTATCGGTAATATGAAAGTAGAACTGACCACTAAGAGGAAATTTCAACAATTAAAAGAGCAGGAGATCAAAAAGCAAGCTGCTAACAAGCAGGAAGGCCCGGACAGTGAAAGTAGCACAGAAGACAACGTTCAGCG AAGCAGGCCTTTAAATCCAGAACTGGTGCAGGCTGCATCTGCTGTTGCAGCTTCCTTCCCACACAGCAAGGAACAGGCAGAATCAGAGTTACTTGCACAACTTAGAAGGCATGAAGAAACCACAGATAAACAGAGAAGGGGAGGAACTATTAACATACG cAATGTTATTTCGGAAATGGCAGTTAAGAGAGAGTCCCCAGCTCAGAGAGGCGCGAGTATATCCAGACGCATCTCCTTGGAGGTGGATGAGGATGGTCAAAGAATCAAGCCTGGAAGACCCTCATCTCGCTCTCTTGACTCCACAAG aagtcttaaagcaggaaaaagactTAATATATTCACTAAGGCTTCTCCAGAAATGGAAAACGCACTGAAAACAG TATCTTCGCCAACAATTTGGGATCTGGAATTTGCCAAGGAGATTGCAGCAGTAACTGAGCAGCCTCCCCGGAATGGTTTTGAGGAGATGATCCAGTGGACCAAAGAAGGAATACTGTGGGAGTTTCCAATTGACAATGAAGCAG GGATGGAAGATGATGCTGAATTTCATGAACATATCTTTCTGGAGAAACACCTCCAAGATTTTCCCAAGCAAGGACCCATTCGCCACTTCATGGAACTGGTCATCTGTGGGCTTTCAAAAAACCCATACCTCAGTGTTAAGCAGAAGATTGAACATATTGATTGGTTTCGGAAttattttgaggaaaagaaggagTATCTTCAAGAGGTTTGA
- the MRPS31 gene encoding 28S ribosomal protein S31, mitochondrial isoform X2 yields MAASSSLPGRLGTAGGLTDSATKATSKEGAEETPKQKLLKIIGNMKVELTTKRKFQQLKEQEIKKQAANKQEGPDSESSTEDNVQRSRPLNPELVQAASAVAASFPHSKEQAESELLAQLRRHEETTDKQRRGGTINIRNVISEMAVKRESPAQRGASISRRISLEVDEDGQRIKPGRPSSRSLDSTRSLKAGKRLNIFTKASPEMENALKTVSSPTIWDLEFAKEIAAVTEQPPRNGFEEMIQWTKEGILWEFPIDNEAGMEDDAEFHEHIFLEKHLQDFPKQGPIRHFMELVICGLSKNPYLSVKQKIEHIDWFRNYFEEKKEYLQEV; encoded by the exons ATGGCCGCATCCTCCTCCTTGCCGGGGCGGCTCGGCACTGCGGGCGGCCTCACAG ACAGCGCCACCAAAGCGACATCGAAGGAGGGTGCGGAAGAAACACCAAAACAGAAATTGCTAAAAATTATCGGTAATATGAAAGTAGAACTGACCACTAAGAGGAAATTTCAACAATTAAAAGAGCAGGAGATCAAAAAGCAAGCTGCTAACAAGCAGGAAGGCCCGGACAGTGAAAGTAGCACAGAAGACAACGTTCAGCG AAGCAGGCCTTTAAATCCAGAACTGGTGCAGGCTGCATCTGCTGTTGCAGCTTCCTTCCCACACAGCAAGGAACAGGCAGAATCAGAGTTACTTGCACAACTTAGAAGGCATGAAGAAACCACAGATAAACAGAGAAGGGGAGGAACTATTAACATACG cAATGTTATTTCGGAAATGGCAGTTAAGAGAGAGTCCCCAGCTCAGAGAGGCGCGAGTATATCCAGACGCATCTCCTTGGAGGTGGATGAGGATGGTCAAAGAATCAAGCCTGGAAGACCCTCATCTCGCTCTCTTGACTCCACAAG aagtcttaaagcaggaaaaagactTAATATATTCACTAAGGCTTCTCCAGAAATGGAAAACGCACTGAAAACAG TATCTTCGCCAACAATTTGGGATCTGGAATTTGCCAAGGAGATTGCAGCAGTAACTGAGCAGCCTCCCCGGAATGGTTTTGAGGAGATGATCCAGTGGACCAAAGAAGGAATACTGTGGGAGTTTCCAATTGACAATGAAGCAG GGATGGAAGATGATGCTGAATTTCATGAACATATCTTTCTGGAGAAACACCTCCAAGATTTTCCCAAGCAAGGACCCATTCGCCACTTCATGGAACTGGTCATCTGTGGGCTTTCAAAAAACCCATACCTCAGTGTTAAGCAGAAGATTGAACATATTGATTGGTTTCGGAAttattttgaggaaaagaaggagTATCTTCAAGAGGTTTGA